A part of Desulfovibrio sp. JC010 genomic DNA contains:
- a CDS encoding diguanylate cyclase, with the protein MSIEHLKYKILIVDDAPANIKLLGAALSGEYRVAVALDGPGTLDIAASEDPPDLILLDIVMPGMDGYEVCRALQENKGTRDIPVIFISSRNQVEDEAKGLEIGAVDYITKPFSLPIVKVRVKTQLELKKQRDMLKELSMIDALTGLPNRRQLENRLDVEWQRARRHGSPLSAAFIDIDFFKAYNDTKGHAMGDECLRLVARELAGSLKRSTDLVVRYGGEEFVALLPDTDLEGGTRIAEVLRSNIEKLAISHNGSHAPVVTVSVGVASMIPDNGDGSDVLLDLADKALYLAKENGRNRIEQFTISS; encoded by the coding sequence ATGAGCATTGAACATTTAAAATATAAGATTCTCATCGTGGATGATGCCCCGGCAAACATCAAATTACTGGGGGCGGCACTTAGCGGGGAATACCGGGTTGCTGTTGCTTTGGACGGTCCCGGGACACTTGATATTGCCGCGTCTGAAGATCCCCCGGATCTGATCCTGCTTGATATTGTCATGCCCGGAATGGACGGTTATGAAGTCTGTCGTGCGTTGCAGGAGAATAAGGGCACCAGAGATATTCCGGTAATTTTTATAAGTTCCAGAAATCAGGTTGAAGACGAGGCCAAAGGGCTGGAAATCGGTGCTGTGGACTACATCACCAAACCTTTCAGCCTGCCCATTGTCAAAGTGCGGGTCAAAACCCAGCTGGAATTAAAAAAACAGCGTGACATGCTTAAAGAACTTTCCATGATCGACGCCCTGACCGGACTGCCCAACCGCAGACAGCTCGAAAACCGTCTGGATGTTGAATGGCAGCGGGCCCGCAGGCATGGCAGTCCTCTTAGCGCCGCGTTTATCGATATTGATTTTTTCAAGGCATATAATGATACCAAAGGGCATGCCATGGGCGACGAATGTCTGCGTCTGGTGGCCCGGGAACTGGCCGGAAGCCTGAAGCGGTCCACCGATCTTGTTGTGCGTTACGGCGGTGAGGAGTTTGTTGCCCTGCTCCCGGATACCGACCTTGAAGGGGGAACCAGGATTGCCGAGGTGCTGCGTTCAAATATTGAGAAACTGGCAATCTCCCACAACGGTTCCCATGCTCCGGTCGTCACGGTGAGCGTAGGAGTCGCAAGTATGATCCCTGATAATGGCGACGGTTCCGATGTATTGCTGGATCTGGCGGATAAAGCCCTTTATCTGGCCAAGGAAAACGGACGCAACCGCATTGAACAATTTACAATTTCTTCGTAG
- the torT gene encoding TMAO reductase system periplasmic protein TorT, which yields MYSSEIKFYSSINNLFVIFGLAVLVLLAAGTSAVAAEDSWWPIQVKSYYGSYDAQSKVPGQASTNLKGPKLEEWNGPQKVNRPYTIGVSFPHIKDSYWIAVNYGIIEEARRLGIGIKLLEAGGYDHLEKQIEQLQELSRADVDGIVLGSISYSGVDSIVAELSAKGIPVVEVINDVHAPQITAKALVSFYDMGYYAGEFLAEQAEKSGRDNLKIAFFPGPKASGWAPETLHGFEDAMQYFPGSVEIVSVKWGDTGRVQQSRLVHEALAEHTDVDYLVGNAVAADVAPGILELTGRSAETGVVSTYIIPDLYDKIVKGQVMGSPSDLTVFQGRMAVDMMVRILNGEKPGRDFPFRSGPFIPTVTTENIDSYPYDGLFGPRDYKPVFELGPEK from the coding sequence ATGTATTCTTCCGAGATCAAGTTTTATTCTTCGATAAATAATCTGTTTGTCATATTCGGGCTTGCCGTCCTTGTTCTGCTCGCTGCCGGGACTTCTGCTGTTGCAGCTGAAGATAGCTGGTGGCCCATACAGGTAAAGAGCTATTACGGCAGTTATGATGCGCAAAGTAAAGTCCCCGGTCAGGCCAGCACAAATCTGAAAGGTCCCAAACTGGAAGAATGGAACGGACCGCAAAAAGTGAACCGCCCATACACCATTGGCGTATCATTTCCCCATATTAAAGATTCTTACTGGATTGCAGTTAATTACGGCATTATTGAGGAGGCCCGGAGGCTGGGCATAGGTATCAAGCTGCTTGAGGCCGGGGGGTATGATCATCTGGAAAAGCAGATTGAGCAGCTTCAGGAACTCAGCCGGGCTGATGTGGACGGGATTGTTCTCGGTTCCATCAGCTACAGCGGCGTGGATTCAATTGTTGCTGAACTTTCGGCCAAGGGAATCCCGGTGGTGGAAGTTATCAACGATGTCCATGCTCCGCAGATTACGGCCAAGGCTTTGGTCTCCTTCTACGATATGGGCTATTATGCAGGCGAATTCCTTGCCGAGCAGGCCGAGAAGTCCGGGCGTGACAATCTTAAAATCGCATTTTTCCCCGGCCCCAAGGCTTCCGGCTGGGCCCCTGAAACCCTGCACGGGTTCGAGGATGCCATGCAGTATTTTCCGGGCAGTGTCGAGATTGTTTCCGTGAAGTGGGGTGATACCGGGCGGGTTCAGCAGAGCAGGCTTGTGCATGAGGCCCTGGCTGAACATACGGATGTAGACTACCTGGTGGGAAATGCCGTGGCTGCAGATGTAGCTCCGGGGATACTTGAGCTGACGGGCAGGAGTGCCGAAACCGGAGTTGTCTCCACTTACATAATTCCCGACCTTTACGATAAAATAGTTAAAGGGCAGGTCATGGGTTCTCCTTCTGATCTCACTGTTTTTCAGGGTCGAATGGCCGTTGACATGATGGTGCGTATCCTGAATGGGGAAAAGCCGGGCCGTGATTTTCCTTTCCGCTCCGGTCCTTTTATTCCCACTGTGACCACTGAAAATATTGACAGTTACCCATATGACGGGTTGTTCGGACCCCGTGATTACAAGCCTGTATTTGAATTGGGGCCGGAGAAATAA
- a CDS encoding response regulator, translated as MFQALRSMRIRNKLFIAYSLAFLLAFGVGGGLIYMQAKKILQQTIEDDLQVATKAILNMVRSTADASIKNYMRAVAEKNYEIVRQLHRQVRRGVITEAEAKKRATQAFRSQHIGRTGRVYCLNSEGVMVVHPKRSLLGVDLSGLSFVKEQIKQKNGYLEYDWKEPLEKEVRPKAVSMTYFQPWDWIITASSYRDEFNQLINLDDLQDNFLSLGFGKTGYPSILDYKGNFLIHPKLAGTSYKEIDDSGQREIIEKIIGLKNGHFEYEWKNPGEESFRDKVIYFNDIPELGWVVTSSGYKSDFYQPLDDIGLVIMIVMGAALLMVMIISGFIGNALSRPIHELQEKFDQAEEGDFSIRMRREERDELGLLADHFNNFMKKLKEYNYSLREEIVIRRKAEEEIKSYQATLEQKVDERTRELLKARDEQKENAQRLSETVIELGQAKREADEANRSKSEFLANMSHEIRTPMNGVLGMTDLALRSELTPKQRDYLHKIKQSARSLLTIINDILDFSKIEAGKLDLETTEFELADVMENLSDLFANNASDKGIELVVSVAPKVPPRLVGDPLRLGQVLINLTNNAIKFTDAGEVVVRANPGPVNKDRTLLTFSISDSGMGIDEEMLPKLFEPFTQADGSTTRKFGGTGLGLAITRQLVEAMGGKVWAESSSDKGTTFYFSIEFGISATPSSRLVQTPPDLRGLKVLIVDDNDSAREIMRETLESLSFNVTAANSGEEALSILSANGGDPYKLLILDWKMPGMDGIDLTVNIRKNPFVRKIPIIMMTAFGREEIMIRAEKAGVNAFLIKPVKQSMLFDMIMNVFDRKRDDVPALPVVSCDTEEFSRKLAGASVLLVEDNAINRNVAREILECVGINVKTVVNGLEAVVEAKEHPYDAVLMDVQMPVMDGLESTAEMRKLEKLCNLPIIAMTAHAMKGDREKCIAAGMDDYVSKPIDTDQLFETLSRWIAPRESESGTETVTANLDSGEKDVLPDSLPGIDIQSALQRMLGRTKLLRTMLGDFEADYSDSAERLRWLLESGKERQAAVLAHTIKGVSGNFSAYSLHRVCGELERAITDNNLYAVRPLLDSYETELQIVLGSIANLPEETALPDPEDFAKAGGENIEDLFTELRTLLGRNDFEAESVFEKISPQLYDDKYQPGLERLKKAIGGFDFKGAVVELDDLEMQFKGIRE; from the coding sequence ATGTTTCAGGCTTTACGCAGCATGCGCATACGCAACAAACTTTTTATAGCGTATTCATTGGCTTTTCTGCTGGCCTTCGGGGTTGGCGGGGGGCTGATCTACATGCAGGCCAAGAAAATTCTGCAGCAGACTATTGAAGATGACCTGCAGGTAGCGACAAAAGCCATTCTCAATATGGTCCGCAGCACTGCGGACGCCTCAATCAAGAATTACATGCGGGCAGTGGCGGAAAAAAATTATGAAATAGTCCGTCAGCTGCACCGTCAGGTACGCAGGGGAGTCATAACTGAAGCAGAAGCCAAGAAACGTGCGACACAGGCTTTCCGCAGTCAGCATATCGGCAGAACCGGAAGAGTCTACTGTCTGAACAGCGAAGGCGTAATGGTGGTTCATCCCAAGCGCAGCCTGCTCGGGGTGGATTTAAGCGGTTTGTCTTTTGTGAAAGAGCAGATCAAGCAGAAGAATGGATATCTTGAGTATGACTGGAAAGAGCCTCTTGAGAAGGAGGTCCGGCCTAAAGCAGTCTCCATGACCTATTTCCAGCCTTGGGACTGGATCATAACCGCCTCTTCCTATCGTGATGAATTTAACCAACTGATCAACCTTGATGATTTGCAGGACAATTTTCTGAGCCTGGGATTCGGTAAAACCGGGTATCCCAGTATACTTGATTATAAAGGAAATTTTTTGATTCATCCCAAGCTGGCAGGGACCAGCTATAAGGAAATCGATGATTCCGGCCAAAGGGAGATTATCGAGAAGATTATTGGCTTGAAAAACGGGCATTTCGAATATGAATGGAAGAATCCCGGCGAAGAATCTTTTAGGGATAAGGTTATTTATTTTAATGACATACCGGAGCTGGGATGGGTTGTGACCTCCTCCGGCTATAAATCCGATTTTTACCAGCCCCTTGATGATATCGGGCTGGTCATCATGATTGTCATGGGGGCCGCCCTGCTGATGGTGATGATTATTTCGGGGTTTATCGGTAATGCCCTGTCCCGGCCAATTCATGAGTTGCAGGAGAAATTTGATCAGGCTGAAGAAGGTGATTTCTCCATACGTATGCGACGTGAAGAAAGGGATGAGCTTGGTCTGCTGGCCGATCATTTCAATAACTTCATGAAGAAACTGAAGGAGTATAACTACTCCTTGCGTGAAGAGATTGTAATCCGCAGAAAAGCGGAGGAGGAGATAAAAAGTTATCAGGCCACCCTTGAGCAGAAGGTTGATGAGCGTACCCGTGAGTTGCTCAAGGCCCGTGATGAACAAAAGGAGAATGCACAGCGGCTTTCTGAAACGGTCATTGAGCTTGGACAGGCCAAGCGCGAAGCTGATGAAGCCAACCGTTCCAAAAGCGAATTTCTGGCCAATATGAGTCATGAGATCAGGACGCCCATGAACGGCGTTCTGGGCATGACCGACCTTGCCCTGCGTTCGGAACTGACTCCCAAGCAGCGGGATTATCTGCATAAAATTAAGCAGTCGGCAAGGTCCCTGTTGACTATCATCAATGATATTCTGGATTTTTCCAAGATTGAAGCCGGTAAGCTGGACCTCGAAACAACCGAATTCGAACTGGCCGATGTTATGGAAAATCTTTCGGACCTCTTTGCCAATAATGCTTCGGATAAAGGGATAGAGCTGGTGGTTTCCGTGGCACCAAAGGTTCCGCCCCGTTTGGTCGGGGACCCGCTCCGGTTGGGGCAGGTTCTGATCAATCTGACCAACAACGCCATAAAATTTACTGATGCCGGGGAAGTTGTTGTCCGAGCCAATCCGGGACCGGTCAATAAAGATAGAACCTTATTGACCTTTTCGATCAGTGATTCCGGCATGGGTATTGATGAAGAAATGCTGCCCAAGCTTTTTGAGCCTTTTACGCAGGCGGACGGTTCCACCACCCGTAAGTTCGGCGGCACCGGACTGGGGCTGGCCATTACCAGACAGCTGGTAGAAGCAATGGGCGGAAAAGTCTGGGCCGAGAGTTCTTCAGACAAGGGCACAACTTTTTATTTTTCCATTGAGTTCGGCATAAGTGCCACTCCTTCATCCCGTCTGGTGCAGACCCCTCCGGATCTGCGCGGACTTAAGGTTCTGATTGTGGATGACAATGACTCGGCCCGTGAAATCATGCGCGAAACCCTTGAATCGTTAAGTTTTAATGTTACTGCTGCGAATTCAGGGGAAGAAGCTTTGAGCATATTGTCCGCCAATGGTGGTGATCCGTACAAGCTGCTTATTCTGGACTGGAAGATGCCCGGCATGGACGGTATCGATTTGACCGTCAATATCCGCAAGAACCCCTTTGTGCGCAAGATTCCTATCATCATGATGACCGCTTTCGGCCGGGAGGAAATTATGATCCGGGCGGAAAAAGCAGGTGTGAACGCTTTTCTGATCAAGCCGGTAAAGCAGTCCATGCTTTTTGATATGATCATGAATGTTTTTGACCGCAAGCGTGATGACGTTCCGGCTTTGCCCGTGGTTTCCTGTGATACCGAAGAGTTCAGCAGGAAATTGGCCGGGGCATCCGTTCTGCTGGTGGAGGACAATGCCATTAACCGTAATGTGGCCCGGGAAATTCTGGAATGTGTCGGCATTAATGTAAAAACTGTAGTCAACGGCCTTGAGGCTGTGGTGGAGGCCAAGGAACATCCTTACGATGCCGTACTTATGGATGTGCAGATGCCGGTTATGGACGGGCTGGAATCCACTGCTGAAATGCGTAAGCTTGAGAAGCTTTGTAACCTGCCCATTATTGCCATGACCGCCCATGCCATGAAAGGTGACCGGGAGAAATGCATTGCTGCGGGCATGGACGACTATGTTTCCAAGCCCATTGATACGGATCAGCTTTTCGAGACGCTGAGCCGCTGGATCGCTCCACGGGAAAGTGAATCAGGAACGGAAACAGTAACGGCGAATTTGGATTCCGGAGAAAAGGATGTTCTTCCCGATTCCCTGCCGGGCATAGATATTCAATCCGCTTTACAGCGGATGCTGGGCCGCACAAAGCTGCTGCGGACCATGTTGGGTGATTTCGAAGCCGACTATTCCGATTCGGCAGAACGATTGCGCTGGTTGCTTGAGTCCGGCAAGGAAAGACAGGCAGCGGTACTGGCTCATACAATAAAAGGCGTGAGCGGGAATTTTTCCGCCTATTCACTGCACAGGGTCTGCGGGGAATTGGAGCGGGCCATAACGGACAATAATTTATACGCCGTACGTCCTTTGCTGGATTCGTATGAAACCGAATTGCAGATAGTCCTCGGTTCCATCGCCAACCTGCCGGAAGAGACTGCATTGCCTGATCCGGAAGATTTTGCGAAAGCAGGTGGTGAGAATATCGAAGATTTATTTACGGAACTTAGGACGCTGCTGGGCCGGAATGATTTTGAAGCTGAAAGTGTGTTTGAAAAAATATCCCCGCAGCTATATGATGATAAGTATCAACCCGGACTGGAAAGGCTTAAAAAGGCCATCGGCGGTTTTGATTTCAAGGGTGCCGTGGTTGAGTTGGATGATCTGGAAATGCAGTTCAAGGGTATTCGGGAATAA